A stretch of Gymnodinialimonas phycosphaerae DNA encodes these proteins:
- a CDS encoding OmpA family protein, translated as MTPRGAQRLGSTVLLCTALLCLPSPGHALELAFPGTADLVSTTPAVDGQHLIATGPWSDTGLPTHAATGAVQQFTWRITGEDITTAGLLTSLRDQIEMQGFTVPFTCFATACGGFDFRHALSVGSAPEMHVDLGDFHYLSALSEDGETEAALMISRGGATGFVHLSLIQPPSQAEAPVIQSTRTPDPGTELPETPPTDLIALLTAFGAAPLEDLQFQTGAAELSGERYASLTALAAFLAEDPTRQVVLVGHTDALGSLSGNIALSRARALAVRQFLTEELGVVPTQVEAQGIGFLSPRAPNTTPEGREANRRVEVVLANP; from the coding sequence GTGACACCAAGAGGCGCGCAACGACTTGGCAGCACGGTTCTGCTGTGCACAGCCTTACTGTGTCTGCCCTCGCCCGGCCACGCGCTGGAACTTGCCTTTCCCGGCACCGCTGACCTCGTGTCCACGACGCCTGCGGTGGACGGCCAGCATCTGATTGCCACGGGCCCGTGGTCTGACACCGGCCTGCCTACCCATGCCGCCACCGGTGCCGTGCAGCAGTTTACGTGGCGCATTACCGGCGAAGACATCACAACCGCGGGTCTTCTGACCAGCCTGCGTGACCAGATCGAAATGCAGGGTTTCACTGTCCCCTTCACCTGTTTCGCCACCGCCTGTGGTGGCTTTGATTTCCGCCATGCCCTTTCCGTCGGAAGCGCGCCGGAGATGCACGTGGATTTGGGTGACTTCCACTATCTCAGCGCCCTCTCCGAGGATGGAGAGACCGAGGCAGCGCTGATGATCTCTCGCGGCGGCGCGACCGGCTTCGTGCACCTTTCCCTGATCCAACCGCCGTCCCAGGCCGAGGCCCCCGTCATTCAATCCACACGCACCCCGGATCCGGGCACCGAATTGCCCGAGACACCGCCCACGGACCTGATCGCACTGCTCACGGCTTTCGGTGCTGCACCGCTGGAGGACCTGCAATTTCAAACCGGGGCCGCGGAGCTGAGCGGTGAGCGCTATGCCTCACTCACCGCGTTGGCTGCTTTTCTGGCCGAAGATCCGACCCGACAGGTCGTCCTGGTCGGTCACACCGATGCCTTGGGATCGCTTTCGGGCAATATCGCCCTCTCCCGTGCCCGCGCCTTGGCCGTGCGCCAGTTCTTGACCGAAGAACTCGGCGTCGTGCCCACACAGGTCGAGGCGCAAGGCATTGGCTTCCTCTCCCCCCGCGCGCCCAACACCACCCCCGAAGGCCGCGAGGCAAATCGCCGGGTCGAGGTTGTGTTGGCCAATCCCTGA
- a CDS encoding GNAT family N-acetyltransferase, with amino-acid sequence MNIADLIPVLAATWPAADSQTVGPFTVPSHDPGGNRVSAARLTIPTARSASEEGLAAAQAAMEAQGRRPLFQVLDHQMPLSDMLDAQGYTTRDHTDAMVIRATDLAATPPPVTAFTIWPPLAIQTELWEAGGITAPRRAIMNRATCPKTSLFGRILDKPAGAGYIGIHGDIAMLHALDVAPAGRRKGLAVHMMRTAAKWAADNGATWLSILVTRENAAAHGLYTSLGMKPVGTYVYREKEGGTAQ; translated from the coding sequence TCGGCCCTTTCACTGTCCCCAGCCATGATCCCGGCGGCAACCGTGTCAGCGCCGCCCGCCTCACCATTCCAACTGCGAGGAGCGCAAGCGAGGAGGGGTTGGCCGCCGCGCAGGCGGCCATGGAGGCACAGGGCCGGAGGCCCTTGTTCCAGGTGCTGGATCATCAAATGCCCCTCTCCGACATGCTGGATGCCCAAGGCTATACCACCCGCGACCACACCGACGCGATGGTGATCCGCGCCACCGACCTTGCCGCCACGCCGCCCCCCGTGACCGCTTTCACCATCTGGCCCCCCCTCGCGATCCAGACCGAGCTTTGGGAGGCCGGCGGCATCACCGCCCCGCGACGCGCCATCATGAATCGCGCAACCTGTCCCAAGACGTCACTGTTCGGGCGCATCTTGGACAAGCCCGCAGGCGCGGGCTACATCGGCATCCACGGCGATATCGCCATGCTCCATGCCCTCGACGTGGCCCCCGCAGGTCGCCGCAAAGGCCTCGCCGTCCATATGATGCGCACGGCTGCAAAATGGGCGGCGGATAACGGCGCAACGTGGCTATCCATCCTCGTCACCCGCGAAAACGCGGCGGCCCATGGGCTTTACACTTCCTTGGGGATGAAACCTGTGGGAACCTACGTTTACCGAGAGAAAGAAGGCGGAACGGCCCAGTGA